The DNA segment GGGGCGAGAGAATCGTCGCGGTGGTGCAGCCGCGTGCGGGCCAGAGCGTCGATCCGACGGCGCTCCTAGCCTTCGTCAAGCAGCAGATCGGCAGCGTCAAGACACCAAAGCAAATCGAGGTGTGGGACAGCCTGCCTCGCTCGAAGGTGGGCAAGGTGCTGAAGCCCGACATTCGCGAGCGGCTGACGCGCTGATCGCGACTCCTTTTCGTGTCTGCTTGTAAACGTCGGTCAGCCCTCCGCGGCGATACGGATCGCCCAAACTTTTTGATGGCGTGACGTTGCCGGAACGTCGTCAGAAGTCGCCAGCAACAAATCTCCCGCCGGCGAGTGAGGATTCATTAACCACGTACATTCGAGGATCGCCTCGGGCCTTTTGGGGGATATTGGATGTCTTCAATCTCGGGACTTGGATCGAGTCAGTACACCTACAGCAGCCCGCTTCAGCAACTGGAAGCGGAGCTTCAATCTGAAGTTTCGGCTGGCACCGTCAGCTCAACCGACCAGTCCGCGCTCTCCTCGGCGCTGACGAGCATCGACAGTTCACTGTCGGCTGGTCAATCTTCGTCCGGTTCGCAGGCCGCGGGTTCTGCGGGCAGCGGAGACACCGGTCCCGGCGACATCAAGTCGAAGATCAACAGCCTCATCCAGGCCCAGGTCTCCAGCGGCGCGTTGACAAGCGATCAGGCCACCGAGTTGCAAAATCTCTTCGCCAACACGTTCGGCAATGGCCACGGAGGTCAGGGCGGGCCCGGCGGACCCGGTGGTGGACCAGGTGGCCCGCAGGGTGGCCCTCCTCCCGGACCGCCTCCGTCCGGAGGCGGTTCAAGCTCTTCGTCTTCGAGCGCAACGTCAGCACTCCAACAACTGCTCGATAGTTCGTCGTCCAGCTCGACCGACGGTTCCAGCGACAGTTCGTCGAGCAACAGCTCCTCACTCGGCAACGTCTTGCAGGACTTCCTCAAGCTGCTTCAGGACGCGCAATCCCTTTCATATGGCGCCAACGGCACGACAACCGCGTCGAGCACAGCTGCATCAACGCTGATCAACTATCAGGCCTGAGCAAGAGCTCGAGGATACGAGTACCAAACGAAGAAGCCCCGCCAGCGACTAGTGGTCCAATTCTAACATTCGCATCCCTTCTCAGCGCGCACTTTTGCGAATGTTAGAATTAAAGGACCACTAGGAATATAAGTTTCTAGTGGAGTGGATTTGACATTCGCTCGACGAACTCGCGGCCAGGCGGGAAGCGAATGTCAAATCCACTCCACTAGCGGGGCTTTTTATTTGATCGCTCATGTCCAGAATGAGGGAAATACGCCGTTGTCATGCGAGGCTATCGTGCGAGACTTGTCGCTCCCATGAACTTCAAGGCGCCCCCTCATGCCGCTTCAGATCGGAATTGTCGTCTTCCCGAAAGTGACGCAGCTCGACTTCACCGGCCCGCTACAGGTGTTCTCGAGCCTAGCCGATACCAACGTGCATCTGATCTGGAAGCGGATCGAGCCGGTGGCGAGCGACACCGCGCTCACGGTCCTGCCGACCACAAGCTTTGCCGATTGCCCACCACTCGACGTGATCTGCGTCCCCGGCGGTGCGGGCACCGACGACATGGTTGTTGACGCGGAGATGCTCGACTTCCTGCGCGCGCAAGCCAAGACCGCCAAGTACGTCACGTCGGTCTGCACGGGATCGCTGGTGCTTGGCGCCGCCGGACTGCTTGACGGATACAAGGCCACCACGCACTGGACCGCGGTCGGCTATCTCGAGGGTTACGGCGCGCTGCCGACCAAGACGCGGGTGTGCGTCGACCGTAACCGCGTGACGGGCGGCGGCGTGACCGCCGGAATTGATTTTGCGTTGACGCTGGTTTCGATTTTGGTCGACCGCCCGACCGCGGAAATGATCCAGCTTCGGCTCGAATATAATCCGGCACCTCCGTTCACGTCAGGCTCGCCCGACACGGCGCCACCGGAAGTCATCACGCGCCTGCGGCAGACGAATCCGGCGGGCCAGGCGCGCCGCAAGGCCAACAATCAGCAAGCGGCCGCGGCGCTACGTGCTCACGGCTAGGGAACAATCTCGTCGCAGGCTCGTCATCGTTGTGTCGATGGTCAGGCTTTCCCCGCCGGCGCAATCAATATCGCAGCGCTCGCCGCTGCTGCCGCGCAGATGACTGCGCCCATCGTTGCGGCTACTCCAAAAGCTGAAAGCAGAGCAGGTCCGGATGCCGCTACCACGGGTCCAATAAGGGCTGTCGCTACGAGTCCGCCGGTACGCGCCACCGCGCTGTTCAGCCCGGATGCCGCACCCGTGTGGCCGCTGTCGACGGACATCAGCACCGCTGTCGTGAGCGGGGCGACCGCACAGGCCATTCCCAAGGCAATCACGATCATCGCGGGAAACACCCCAAGCCAATAGCTTGTGGCCGAGCCGATCCGCAGCATCATGAGAAGGCCGGCCGCAACGATGACCGGTCCTGTGATCAACAGCCATCGCGGACCCACCTTTGCCGCCAACGCACCGGCGGCAGGCGATGCTACAGCGATAACCAGCGGCAGGGGCAGTAGCGCAGCGCCGGCCTGCGTCGCGGCGTACCCGTTGGCTTGAATCAATACATAGGGCACCAGCACGAACATGCCGCCGAGCGCGCCGTACAGCAGGAACGTCAAGAGCGTGAGGCCGATAAAGCTGCGGGACCCGAACAGCGAGAGCGGCATCATGGCCATATCGCCCAGCCGTCGCTCCGCAGACAGGAACAGGAGCGAGATGATCAAGCCCACCCCGAGGACGACGAAGGCGGAAAGCGACCAGGCCCGACCGGATCCTTCAGTCAACGCCCAGGTCGCAAGGCCCAAAGCAGCCGTGATCAGTGCTCCACCCAACCAGTCGAGACTGCCGGCGGTATCGTCGACGTCCGTGTCGACATAACGCGACGCTAGCGCGACCGCAGCTATGGACAACGGAACGTTGATCAGAAAGGCAAGGCGCCAACTGCCGGCATCGATGAGCCAGCCGCCGAGAACGGGTCCGACCGCAGCCGCAGCCGCTCCAGTCGCCGCCCATATGCCGATCGCGCGGCCTTTCGCCTCGCCAGCGAAACTCTGGCCTAGGATCGCGAGACTGTTTGGCATCAGCATGGCGGCGCTCGCACCCTGCACGAAGCGAGCAAGCAGCAACAAGATAAGGCTCGGCGCCATCGCGCAAGCCAGAGAAGCGATGCCGAACAAAAGAACGCCCGCGATCAAGAGGCGACGGCGCCCGTACCGGTCTCCCGCTGCTCCTCCCAGCAAAAGCAGCGCGCTCAAGGGAAGCAAATAGGCATTGACGACCCACTGCAGGCCGCTGGCGTCCGCGTGGAAACTCCGACCAATCGCCGGTAGCCCAACATTCACGACCGAACTATCGATGAACGCCAAACTCGATGCCAGGATCGTCGTCGCGATTACGAGGCGAGGATACGCGGGCGATCGCGTCCCTTCGGCTGCTCGCGCGGTCGCAGCGTCGAAGGGGACGTGAATGGCGTTGCTCATTTGCGGTCAATGTAGGGCGCACATGCTGGGAGAACCAGCGGGAACAGGCGGAGCCGCTTTGGCTCTTACGGTTGGACGACTTAGCGAGGCAGCCCCGGCGACCAATTAAGCTCGCTGACGAGCATCGGACATGCCAAGCTGGTCCCATGTCCTGGCAGCATGTTCGCATATCCCGGTTCGGTGGCCCCGAGGTCCTGGAGCTCGCGGAAGAGACTACGATTCCCGATCCCGGCCCGGGCGAGGTGCGGATCAAGGTTCTCGCAGCCGGGACCGGCTTCACCGACAGCTTTATCCGGCGCGGCCGCTATCTGGATTTCAAGGGACCGCTGCCATTCACGCCGGGCTACGATCTGGTGGGCGTTGTCGAGAAGGCCGGCCCGGGCGTGAGCGCGCCACTTGAAGGCGAGATGGTTGCCGATCTCTGCGTCGTCGGCGGCTACACGCAATATGCCATCCGGCCCGCGCGCTTCCTCGTGCCCGTTCCGGATGGCGTCGATTTGTCGGAAGCGGTTTGCATCCCGCTCGCCTACCTGACCGCCTTCCAGATGCTCACGCGCTATCGCAGCTTTTCGCCCGGCGAGACGATCCTCGTCATCGGCGCGTCGGGCACGGTCGGCACCGCCCTGCTCGATCTGGCGCGTCATTTCGGCCTGAAGGCGATCGGCACCTGCTCGGCAGCTAACGTTGCCGTCGTCGAGAAATTCGGTGCTGTTGCAATCGACTATCGCGCCGGGGACTTCGTTGCTGCCGTGCGCAAACTCACGGCGGAACGAACGGGCGGCGCCGGCGTCGATGCGGCATTCGATGCGATGGGTGGCTCACACTTCGCGCGATCGTTCGCCTGTCTTGCGCCGGGCGGCATGCTCATTGGCTACGGCGCGCAGACGATGGCAATCGGGCACGAAAACCTCATCGCCGCCGGACTTGGAATGGCGCGGTTGAAGCTATGGGGCGCGTTGAGTTTCCTGTTCCGCGGCCGTCGTGCTCTTTTCTACAGCATCACCGATCGCCGCCAGTCGCACCCCGACGAGTTCAAGGCCGATATGCTCGCCTTGTTCGAGTTACTGCGCAGCGGCGCGATTCATCCCGTTGTCGTCGCTCGCGAACCGTTGTCCGCGGCAAAAGATGTTCACACGCGCATCGACGCGGGCGGGTTCGGCGGCAAGATCGTGCTGCTGCCATGGCAAGGGGAACCATCCCGCTAACGTGGAACACTCGTGCGGCGAATTTGAAATTCCTATCAGTTCGCCGCGAGTTCGATAGGAACTTCAAATTCAAAGCCGCACCTAGCCGCGTGTCAGTCGCGCGATACGGACAGTCCCGCGAGAAGCGGCGCGTACGCGGCGAGCCTGTGGGATACGAACTCCGAGAAGAGCCGCACGCGCTTCGTCTTGCGTGTCTCCCCCTGTGTGAGAAGCCAGACCGTTCCGTACATGTGCAGGTCGGTGCCCGGCACTCTCACCAGCAGCGGGTCGGCATCGCCGACGAAGCAAGGCAGTGTCGTGATCCCGAGCCCTTGCCGTACAGCAACGATCTGCGCCCCGGCGTCACTGGTCCTGAATGGAACCCCCGTGGTGCGAACCTCACCCTCGCTGGCCCAATCCGGAATTCCATGAATGCTGATGACGATCCAGCGGATGGGATCAGGCGCGCCCGCACGCCACGCGGCAAGTCGATCGCGGGACATGTAGACGCCGCCGAACAGCTCCGGTCCCTTCAGGCCGTGAAGATTGAGCGGCAGGGTTTTGCGGTCGTAGACGACGCGGATCGCCACGTCGGCCTCCCGGTTGGTCAGATTTGCCAGCTCGCCGAACGACAGGATTTCCATCTCGATGTCCGGATGCTGACGCGCAAAATCCGCGAAGTCCGGCATGAGCAGGTGTGTCGCGAGCGGCGGCGCCAGCGTCACCCGCAGACGCCCGCGCACGCTCTGGTCGCGCCCGAAGACCCGCGTCTCCAGCTGGTGCGACGACGCTTCCATCTGGTCCGCGAACTCGAGGACCTCCTCGCCTGCAGCCGTCAGGCGGTAGCCCGAAGGCAGTTTTTCGAACATGTGCCCCCCGAGGCGTTCCTCGAGCTGGGCGATGCGCCGCAGCACTGTCGCGTGGTTCACACCGAGGCGCTCGGCGGCGGCCCGCACCGAGCCTCCGCGAGCGACGGCAAGAAAGAAGCGAACGTCATCCCAGTCGATCATGGTGCAATCCCGCACCACACGGGTGCTTTTTTGAAGCTGTATCCGGCACATCGTGCGACGATATAAGCGATTTTTCCCACTCTTCCATAGGAAGGTAACCCGATGTCGAACGGCATGCCGATCGGTGTCGGGTGCTCAACTGGATGATTTTCGCACCACCGATGTGCGTTTTTCCGCACTGAATTGCGGACGGTGGCGGTCCCATGTCGAGGTCCTCGGGAATGTCCCCGAACGATCAAGGCGGAGCCTCGAAGGACAGATCATGGGTAAGCTCGAAGGTAAGGTTGCAGTCATCACGGGTGGATCGAGCGGCATGGCGCTGGAGGGCGCCAAGCGGTTCGTGGAAGAAGGCGCTTACGTTTTCATAACGGGCCGGAAGCAGGAGAAGCTCGACGAGGCCGTCAAGCTGATCGGCCGCAACGTGACCGGCGTGCGCGGCGACGCTGCTAATCTCGACGACCTCGACCGCCTGTTCGAAACCGTTAAGCGGGAGAAGGGCAAGATCGACGTCCTGTACGCGAGCGCCGGCATGGGCGACGCCGCCCCGTTGGGCCAGATCACCGAGCAACATTTCGATTCGACCTTCGGCTTGAATGCGCGCGGCACCTTGTTCACGGTCCAGAAGGCGCTGCCGCTGCTCAAGGATGGCGGCTCAATCTTCATGACCGGATCGGTCGCCTCGCTCAAAGGTTTTCCCGGCTACAGCGTCTATGCGGCGAGCAAGGCGACGCTGCATGCGTTCGCCCGCGGGTGGCTCAACGAATTGAAGGGCCGGAATATCCGGGTGAACGTGCTGCACCCGGGGCCGGTCGCCACGCCGATGCAGGACGAGGTGCTCACCGAGGACGCGAAGCGGATGTTCGAATCCTTGATCCCGCGGGGCACGATGGGGCGTCCCGAGGAAATCGCCGCGGTCGCGGTCTTCCTGGCTTCCGACGATTCCAGCTTCGTGAACGGGTTGGAGTTGTCCGTCGACGGCGGCTTTTCGGCCATCTGAAATCGCGCCCGATCGCGGCAACGCGCATCTCTCGAACGGCGGCCTGACTCGCGAGTGCCGCCACGCAGCCGAACGGACGATCGGCGTCATCGCAGATCGGGCGATCCACATCGAAACGGATCGGAGAATTACCATGAGCTACGCAATCATCGGCTTCGGCAAGATCGGCCAGGCGCTCGCCAAGGCGTTCGCGCGCAACGGCATCGAAGTGTCCGTCGCGACCACCCGCGATCCCGAAAGCTTCGCATCCGACACGGCCGCGATCGGCCCCACCATCATCCCCAAGAAGCTCGCGGAAGCGGTCGAGGCGGATGTCGTCTTCTTGGCCGTTCGTTTCGAGCAGTACCCGGATGTCGCGAAAGCGCTGCCTACCTGGCAGGGCAAGACCATCGTCGACGTGACCAACGCCTACGGCGTGCCTCCCGAGAAACTGGAGGGACAGCTCTCTGCCAAGGTCGTCGCGCAGGCTTTCGCCGGGGCGCGGCTCGTCAAGGGCTTCAACCACCTGAGCGCGACGGTCCTCGGCCAGGATCCGGCGGTCCACGGCGGCAGGAGGGTCGTGTTCCTGGCGAGCGACGATGACGGCGCCACGACCGACATCGGCGCGCTCGCGAAAGATCTCGGGTTCGCGCCGATCGACCTCGGCAGGCTTTCGGAGGGCGGAATGCTCGTCCATGGGCGCGGCAACAGTTGGGGCCGGCTGATCTTCAAGGACCTGGTCAAGTTCGACGACAAGTCCTGATCGCACGGCCCGACGATCGCACCATCTTCAACGATTTCGAAGGAATACATCCATGACCGCAGTTCTTTCCGACGATTCACTCGATCTGATCTTTCGCTCCGCCCGCACCTTCAACGGCTGGCTCGATCGTCCCGTCGATGACGCGACTGTCCGAGATGTCTACGACCTCATGAAGTGGGGACCGACGTCCGCGAACAGCAGCCCGGCGCGTTTCGTCTGGGTGCGCAGCACCGACGGCAAGGCGAAGCTCGCCGGACTGGCCGCCGACCTGAACAAGCCGAAGATTCTGGCGGCTCCCATCACGGTGATCGTCGGGCATGATTTGAATTTCGCCGGCGAATTGCCGAAGCTCATGCCGCACGCCGCCGAGATGATGCAGAAGTATTTCGCTCCGCCCGACGTGGCCGGGGCGACGGCGATGCGCAACGGGACGCTGCAGGGCGCCTATCTCATCGTCGCCGCGCGGGCGCTGGGACTGGATTGCGGCCCCATGTCCGGCTTCGACAACGTGGGCGTGGACAAGGCGTTCTTCGCGGGCACGCGGATCAAGTCGAACTTCATCTGCAGCATCGGACACGGCGATCCGGCTTCCGTCTTCCCCCGCAATCCCCGCCTGAGCTTCGAGGAAGCCGGTCGCTGGGCGTAGGCGCAGGTTTAGCGCCTACGCCGCGAGTAAGGCGGCTGTGCACAACTTCTCGCGCGCTTGGACGGTGGAGCTGAAAGACCGCAAAATCCGCGTGAATACGATGAGCCCCGGACCAACCGAGACCCCTGCCTTAGAGACAACGACGGGCCTTACGCCTGAGCAAGCCGAGCAAGCGGCCGGCCAATTCGCTTCACAGATCCCAATGGGTCGCAGGGGCAAGCCTGGTCGCCGAGGACATCGAGTGGATCATCCCGGGCGAGGAGTGGCCGCTGGCCGGAACGCACCGCGGACACGCAGGGCTGGCGGATTTGCTTGAGACGGCATCCAAGTCAATAGAAGCGTCCACGGAACCCCGGGAGTTCGTGGCGATATCATGCGAACCTCGGAATCGGAACTCTAGATAGTTTCGCGAAAACTCAAAAAGAATCTCCTGTTGTTCCCGCAACGACGTCGCTCCACGCAGGTTGGTTCTGCGAGGAAAGGAGCGAACTCATGCGAAAAATCATCCTGACTCTTGCGGCCGTTGCGGCTGTTGGAACGGCGGCCATTGCGCCGGCAGAAGCCCGCGGCTTTGGCAGAGGCGCCGGGATCGGTCTTGGCATCGGCGCAGCCGCAGTAGGCGCCGCAGTAGCAGCGGGTGCCTATAACAACGGCTACTACGGCCCAGGTTATGGCTACGGCTATGCCCCTGATTACGGGTACTACGATAACCCCGGCTATTATTACGATGATAGCCCGCGGGTCTATCATCGGCGCGTCTACCGCAGCTACGATGCCTGGTAGAACGAACAATCGGTAACACTGGAAAGCCCGGCTTCGCAGGCTGTGTGGAAACGAGAGGCTGCGGTGATCCGGGGCCTCTTTTTTAATTTTTAGGGTCAGGCGAGCCTAATCTTGAGGCTTTGCGAGCCGATGAGATTGATGACCCGCATGATGTTGTAGACAAGAACGCTGAGGGCGGCTTCAGTCTTGACGTTGGTAAGGCCTCGGGTGAGGAACCTGCCGCCAGCCGTCATCCGCTTGATGGTTCCGAACGGGTGTTCAGCCGCGCATCGCCGCTGCCGCATGAGGTGTGGATCGGCTTCGACGCGGGCATTCATGCGTTGAAGCGCGTCCTCGTAAAGGTGTCTTTGAACGAAGCGGCGCTCGACGCGGGTGCATCTCGGCTTGAGCGCGCAACCCGAACAATCGTCGGCGATATACAAGACGCTCTGCTTTCTGGTGAGGATTTGCTTGCGCACCAGTGTTCGGCCCGCCGGACAACGAAAACTGTCGGTTTGCGGCTCATAGATGAAGGCCGTGCGGTCGAAGAAGTCGCCTTGATTGTTGACGGCCCGGTTCGCTGGCACACAAGGCGTGATGCCATCGTTCTCGCAGGCTGCCGCGTCTGCTCCGTTCGAATAGCCAGCGTCCGCCACCACCGTGAGCGTATCGGCCGCCACCGCATCCTTCGTCGCCTTGGCCATCGGATGGAGCAGCCGGTTGTCGGTGGGTTCGGTTGTAACCTCATGGTGGACGATCAGCCCCGTCGCAGCATCGACCGCCGTCTGGACATTGTAGGAAGGAGGCTTGGAGCCTGCCCCTTTACCCATCGGCCGCGCATCGAGCTCACCTTCTACAAGACTAGTCCGATCTTCCGCCTTAAGTCGCGCCGCCAGAGCATCAAGGTCGGTGCGGCGTGCCCTGAGAGCCTGGAGAGCCGCAGCCGTTTGTTCCGCATCGCTATCGGCCCGCTCGCCCGCATCGATGCTGTCGAGGTTGGCAAGATAAGCCGCGATCTGTTGATCGATCCGGCCGGCCTCTTCGGCGACCTTGCGTTCGCCCATAATCCGCTTGGCGCTCGCCACCGCCCGGAACTTCGAACCGTCGAGGGCCACCAGACGGGCCGCAAATAGTCCCTGCTCGCGGCAGAACAGCACGAAGGCCCGGCATGCCCCTACGATCCCGGCTGCATTGTCCCGCCGAAAGTCCGCAATTGTTTTGAAGTCGGGGGCAAGCCGCCCCAACAGCCACATCAGTTCGACATTGCGCCGGCACTCGCGTTCCAGCTTGCGGCTCGAACGAACCTCGTTGAGGTACCCGTAGATATAGAGCTTCAGAAGATCGCGCGGGTCATAGCCGGGCCGCCCGGTCGCCGCCGGTGTCGCTCGAACCAAGCCGAGCCCGAACATATCGAGACCTTCAACAAAGGCATCGATTACCCGCACCGCCGCATCAGCGGCAACGTAATCATCGATCCGTGCCGGCAAAAAACTCGCCTGGTTACGGTCCCCACCTCGAATGTAGCGCATGAAAAAGGCCGCATCATTAATGATGCGGCCTCTCTA comes from the Bradyrhizobium erythrophlei genome and includes:
- a CDS encoding LysR family transcriptional regulator yields the protein MIDWDDVRFFLAVARGGSVRAAAERLGVNHATVLRRIAQLEERLGGHMFEKLPSGYRLTAAGEEVLEFADQMEASSHQLETRVFGRDQSVRGRLRVTLAPPLATHLLMPDFADFARQHPDIEMEILSFGELANLTNREADVAIRVVYDRKTLPLNLHGLKGPELFGGVYMSRDRLAAWRAGAPDPIRWIVISIHGIPDWASEGEVRTTGVPFRTSDAGAQIVAVRQGLGITTLPCFVGDADPLLVRVPGTDLHMYGTVWLLTQGETRKTKRVRLFSEFVSHRLAAYAPLLAGLSVSRD
- a CDS encoding DHA2 family efflux MFS transporter permease subunit; this encodes MSNAIHVPFDAATARAAEGTRSPAYPRLVIATTILASSLAFIDSSVVNVGLPAIGRSFHADASGLQWVVNAYLLPLSALLLLGGAAGDRYGRRRLLIAGVLLFGIASLACAMAPSLILLLLARFVQGASAAMLMPNSLAILGQSFAGEAKGRAIGIWAATGAAAAAVGPVLGGWLIDAGSWRLAFLINVPLSIAAVALASRYVDTDVDDTAGSLDWLGGALITAALGLATWALTEGSGRAWSLSAFVVLGVGLIISLLFLSAERRLGDMAMMPLSLFGSRSFIGLTLLTFLLYGALGGMFVLVPYVLIQANGYAATQAGAALLPLPLVIAVASPAAGALAAKVGPRWLLITGPVIVAAGLLMMLRIGSATSYWLGVFPAMIVIALGMACAVAPLTTAVLMSVDSGHTGAASGLNSAVARTGGLVATALIGPVVAASGPALLSAFGVAATMGAVICAAAAASAAILIAPAGKA
- a CDS encoding SDR family NAD(P)-dependent oxidoreductase, with protein sequence MGKLEGKVAVITGGSSGMALEGAKRFVEEGAYVFITGRKQEKLDEAVKLIGRNVTGVRGDAANLDDLDRLFETVKREKGKIDVLYASAGMGDAAPLGQITEQHFDSTFGLNARGTLFTVQKALPLLKDGGSIFMTGSVASLKGFPGYSVYAASKATLHAFARGWLNELKGRNIRVNVLHPGPVATPMQDEVLTEDAKRMFESLIPRGTMGRPEEIAAVAVFLASDDSSFVNGLELSVDGGFSAI
- a CDS encoding DJ-1/PfpI family protein; the encoded protein is MPLQIGIVVFPKVTQLDFTGPLQVFSSLADTNVHLIWKRIEPVASDTALTVLPTTSFADCPPLDVICVPGGAGTDDMVVDAEMLDFLRAQAKTAKYVTSVCTGSLVLGAAGLLDGYKATTHWTAVGYLEGYGALPTKTRVCVDRNRVTGGGVTAGIDFALTLVSILVDRPTAEMIQLRLEYNPAPPFTSGSPDTAPPEVITRLRQTNPAGQARRKANNQQAAAALRAHG
- a CDS encoding medium chain dehydrogenase/reductase family protein, with the translated sequence MSWQHVRISRFGGPEVLELAEETTIPDPGPGEVRIKVLAAGTGFTDSFIRRGRYLDFKGPLPFTPGYDLVGVVEKAGPGVSAPLEGEMVADLCVVGGYTQYAIRPARFLVPVPDGVDLSEAVCIPLAYLTAFQMLTRYRSFSPGETILVIGASGTVGTALLDLARHFGLKAIGTCSAANVAVVEKFGAVAIDYRAGDFVAAVRKLTAERTGGAGVDAAFDAMGGSHFARSFACLAPGGMLIGYGAQTMAIGHENLIAAGLGMARLKLWGALSFLFRGRRALFYSITDRRQSHPDEFKADMLALFELLRSGAIHPVVVAREPLSAAKDVHTRIDAGGFGGKIVLLPWQGEPSR
- a CDS encoding IS1182 family transposase, encoding MRYIRGGDRNQASFLPARIDDYVAADAAVRVIDAFVEGLDMFGLGLVRATPAATGRPGYDPRDLLKLYIYGYLNEVRSSRKLERECRRNVELMWLLGRLAPDFKTIADFRRDNAAGIVGACRAFVLFCREQGLFAARLVALDGSKFRAVASAKRIMGERKVAEEAGRIDQQIAAYLANLDSIDAGERADSDAEQTAAALQALRARRTDLDALAARLKAEDRTSLVEGELDARPMGKGAGSKPPSYNVQTAVDAATGLIVHHEVTTEPTDNRLLHPMAKATKDAVAADTLTVVADAGYSNGADAAACENDGITPCVPANRAVNNQGDFFDRTAFIYEPQTDSFRCPAGRTLVRKQILTRKQSVLYIADDCSGCALKPRCTRVERRFVQRHLYEDALQRMNARVEADPHLMRQRRCAAEHPFGTIKRMTAGGRFLTRGLTNVKTEAALSVLVYNIMRVINLIGSQSLKIRLA
- a CDS encoding NADPH-dependent F420 reductase, producing MSYAIIGFGKIGQALAKAFARNGIEVSVATTRDPESFASDTAAIGPTIIPKKLAEAVEADVVFLAVRFEQYPDVAKALPTWQGKTIVDVTNAYGVPPEKLEGQLSAKVVAQAFAGARLVKGFNHLSATVLGQDPAVHGGRRVVFLASDDDGATTDIGALAKDLGFAPIDLGRLSEGGMLVHGRGNSWGRLIFKDLVKFDDKS
- a CDS encoding malonic semialdehyde reductase, producing MTAVLSDDSLDLIFRSARTFNGWLDRPVDDATVRDVYDLMKWGPTSANSSPARFVWVRSTDGKAKLAGLAADLNKPKILAAPITVIVGHDLNFAGELPKLMPHAAEMMQKYFAPPDVAGATAMRNGTLQGAYLIVAARALGLDCGPMSGFDNVGVDKAFFAGTRIKSNFICSIGHGDPASVFPRNPRLSFEEAGRWA